The following proteins are encoded in a genomic region of Coffea eugenioides isolate CCC68of chromosome 6, Ceug_1.0, whole genome shotgun sequence:
- the LOC113775303 gene encoding uncharacterized protein LOC113775303, giving the protein MGKAEDEQPLPGSIVDEAQRRIDEQNNVGNSDRRACCFCCWNRSSRLKRVVSFRCVFALVLGLGVLLSAFFLLPFFHYGDQKDLDLDSEFGGHAIVASFMVDKPASFLEDYVLQLEDDIFEEISFLTTKVEVLKLEPSAGPNTTKVVFAVDSDVTTQSLIRATFVSILIHQSPLGLTASLFGNPYSFEVLKFFGGITVSPQQSAFLMQKVQILFNFTLNFSIEQLQNNFDELRRQLKLGLHLAPYENLYISLTNLRGSTVVPPTIVQCRVLLAVGINPSKSRFKQLTQTITGSHEENLGLNNTVFGRVKQVRLSSVLPPGGTGSPSPAPVPQPHHHHHHHHHHHHHPDTNYSPTVAPAPRNENSGSINRKGAPQSAPLAAPTPTQGLHHKVEPPGCRFGHKNRHPRNGNRQTPISPPILAPVSAPSPQQQIDPPTPTVPQVPSSSPLPNVVFAHARPPSGREFDAEPPDITPSVSPSPSSSSASITLCNLWAALLFLPLVLYA; this is encoded by the exons ATGGGGAAGGCAGAGGATGAGCAGCCTTTACCAGGCTCAATTGTGGATGAAGCTCAAAGAAGAATTGATGAGCAGAATAATGTAGGAAATAGTGATAGGAGAGCGTGCTGCTTCTGCTGCTGGAACAGGAGCAGCAGGTTGAAGAGGGTTGTGAGTTTTAGATGTGTGTTTGCTTTGGTGCTTGGATTAGGAGTCTTGCTCTCTGCTTTCTTTTTGTTGCCATTTTTCCATTATGGAGATCAGAAGGATCTGGATCTGGATTCTGAGTTTGGAG GTCATGCAATAGTAGCAAGCTTTATGGTCGATAAACCGGCTTCATTTTTGGAAGACTATGTCTTGCAACTTGAGGATGATATTTTTGAGGAAATTAGCTTTCTCACCACTAAA GTGGAAGTACTAAAATTAGAACCTTCTGCTGGACCAAATACAACAAAAGTTGTCTTTGCAGTTGATTCTGATGTGACAACTCAAAGTTTAATCAGGGCTACTTTTGTATCTATCTTAATACATCAATCTCCTCTTGGTCTGACTGCATCCTTGTTCGGGAACCCTTATTCTTTTGAGGTGCTGAAATTCTTTGGAGGGATTACTGTTAGTCCTCAACAGAGTGCATTCCTCATGCAAAAAGTGCAGATCCTCTTCAATTTTACCTTGAACTTCTCTATTGAACAACTTCAAAATAATTTCGACGAACTGAGAAGGCAATTGAAGTTAGGATTGCATCTTGCTCCATATGAG AATTTGTATATAAGCTTGACTAATCTGAGGGGTTCAACTGTGGTCCCCCCAACTATAGTCCAGTGCCGAGTTTTGCTGGCTGTGGGCATTAACCCCTCAAAGTCAAGGTTCAAGCAGTTGACTCAAACAATAACTGGATCTCATGAAGAAAATCTAGGTCTGAACAACACTGTGTTTGGAAGGGTTAAACAAGTTCGTCTTTCATCTGTACTCCCTCCTGGTGGCACTGGGTCACCGTCTCCAGCTCCTGTTCCTCAACCCCATCATCACCATCAccatcaccaccaccaccaccatcatCCTGATACCAATTATTCTCCCACTGTTGCGCCTGCACCAAGAAATGAGAATAGTGGATCCATCAACCGTAAAGGTGCACCACAATCCGCACCACTGGCTGCTCCTACTCCCACACAAGGATTGCATCATAAAGTGGAGCCTCCTGGTTGCCGCTTTGGGCATAAGAATAGACACCCGAGGAATGGGAATCGGCAAACCCCCATTTCACCACCAATTTTGGCACCAGTTAGCGCTCCCTCACCCCAGCAGCAAATAGATCCTCCTACACCAACCGTGCCTCAAGTCCCTTCATCAAGCCCATTGCCAAATGTAGTTTTTGCTCATGCTAGGCCTCCGTCAGGGAGAGAATTTGATGCTGAACCTCCTGATATTACACCTTCAGTTTCACCCTCACCATCTTCAT CATCTGCCAGCATCACATTATGCAATTTGTGGGCTGCCCTGCTGTTTCTACCTCTTGTGTTGTATGCGTAG